A stretch of DNA from Oryza brachyantha chromosome 9, ObraRS2, whole genome shotgun sequence:
TACATGCTGTAAATGTTGCAAATACCATATGTCTTAACAAAATGTTTGTATAGACAATTTATACATTTCACTTTTCAGGTAGTGGTAGGAGTTGAGATCATCACATGACTGGAAACTACAGAAGGGGGAGATTCATATGGATTGGAGCCAATTTTTTAACCATGCTTACCTAGGTTGTAGcatgtaatatattttgtaggcactttaaaattaaatctagatTACTATATTCTGGTCATCAATTTATGGTTGTACCTATGATGGACATATACTGTGGAGACACTGGTATTATGTTGTGACAAGTATTTTGTGGACCTATTGAAATTATGGTTAATATATGGATGTCACAAGATTTTCTTCCTGGATGGCACTGAAATGTGTTACACTTATGAATGAATGAAAATTAAAGTGAAGGCATTCTAACATCTTGTGGAAGCAAAAGCGTCACActagcaaaatattttccatgttattTCAGTATCgtctaacaaaataaaaggttgCACAAATTATCTCCTAGAAATTTTCTAGCAGACCATCGGTCGGTAAAACCATCAATAAGGGCAGACATTAGCCAAAGTAGAAATGTCTGTCGGAATACAATCATCAGCCAACAATTATTTTGTCTGTcggaaaaaatattgaactaCCGACAGACGTCAAcggctaaaaaatatatctgtcGGTAAATAGTTTTCTTGACAGCTCAAACCCCGGTAGTCAGCTGTGGCAGTCTGTGTGTCGGTAGAAGTTTTTCCTGACAGATAGTTTGCTCCTGGTAGCTACTTATCCCAACAGATCAAGTGTTTCAGTCCGTACCTATGTTGTGGTATAGTGGCGACCATTTGTTCCCTGTACGTGTGGATACCTCAGATGTGTTATATCTGGAGCACTAGGACGAACCGCACATGAGGACATGATCAACTACACGGCACTGCTACCTCAATGCACTTCATCTACATCGAGACGGTTCCGCTACATCTACGCGTCTAGTGGTAATCCTGGGATCTATAACAACAGTAGTTCTTGTTTTATgggataaaaattttgatttacgCTAGCGTAGCCTTCCCCATATCCCTACAGTAGATATGTGTGTTTCTGTTTCCTATTGTCTATAGATTTGGGGAGGTTGtcctagaaattttttatcctaAATGTATAGGAACCAGTAATTGCTATATATCTGGAACAAGGGAAAAGAGCTATGTCAGTAGCAATTATCTGCAAGGCGTAATTTGTAGTGAGTTGAGATCTGTGAGATAATTTTGTTTCGGTGCTACTTAACTGATGGAGCctttgcatttgcatttttACTTTTTGTCTTTCTAGATCCTAAATATATTGAACTTAAAGAAGTAGAAGTAGAACACAGGGCTTAGGGCAAGAACACATACGTTTCTATGCAATGAGTCAGAAGCGCACATACTTCTGCACATAGAGATTccttttaaagtatttttatcatccttaaaaagtatatcGAGGAAACTCAAGTTGAAGACATGGtgttagcattttttttcctaaagatGCATGAAGCACTCTCTCTAACAGTGACTAGTCTTGTAGCTAAATTGACATACCTTCTGAACATCAGAGATCCTATTCAGATAGAtcagttttttcattatttttcattctgtGATGCCAGATTGTATTTCTTTTGCTGGTGTGCCAAGTTAGGATACTGGAGTAGTTTGCTAGGCTTCTGTGGTACAACAATTGGTGATGGGTGCTGTGTTCATCCCGCTTGTTTTGCTGGGCTgcattaagaaaataaaaagggcATAAAACACAAATCCAACATGAAAAGATGGGCCCTAGGGAAAGGGTTATTTCTGGCTAGCTCTTTTAAACGGTCTTGATTCATTAGACCTGACCCAACAAGCTCGATAAGAGATGGGATAATAATGGGCCAAGGCTATTGCGTCCTTTCACAACAATACTAAacagttaaatatttttagtttaaaatttataaaatttcaaccCATCTTATTTAAGGCTCCAACCcgtaataaattttaatagaaaaacttAGGTCCATAACCACCTCTACTTGTATCATACGGCCAAGAATTCAGCtgtaataacattttttttcagccgGCTGACACTCGAACAATCCCTTTCTATAAAGAAAATAGTAGATTCATATATGGAATATAATGGTGAACATGAACATTTTCTTGATCGGTGAGCTATGCTAGATTGTATTATTATAGCCACTTATTATCCCCATCCATTTAATTACAAAATCTAcctctcttccctctctcAACCATGGTTGCTCCTCACATCTCCCACCAAAAATGTGATGCACTGAAATCAAAATggagaagaaaataataaaaaagaagaaaacaaaaaaaaaatcaagaatcaCAAGTATCAACAAATTTCAAGCAAGAATTCCATCCTTTCCCGATCGTCGGCGACCACCATTGATTACTTGTTCCTCATCCTGCTCCCACTCTCCTCCGCCGTCCTCTCcttcgtcctcgccgccgtggcggcgccggccatcTTGGTGGACGCCGAGAGCGACCTCGTCAtggccgcgccgtcggcccgggcgcgctcgccgcgcggcCGGTGCACGTCCGACATGTGGTCGGCGCCCGGCGCGGATGGCTCGTCCTCCTTCTCCTTGTTTCTGGCGGCGAGCATCGCGATGGCGTCGACGGAGGCCCTGTCGggcgcgacgccgccgtggctgccgcttgcgccgccgccgcccatggcCCTCTCCTGCTCGACGAAGAGCAGCTGCACGATGGTGCGCAGCGGCATCCGGTCGTTGGATATCGCCTGCGCCCGCACGTCCGGCGACAGCTTCCGGCAGTCGATCATCCGGCACAGCCGCTTCTTGTCCGCCTTGCTCAGCTCCGGGTGCTCCTGCGCCATTGTTGATCAAACGATGAGCTTGCAAGCTTTAATTCGTTGGGATTTTGAGCTTAGCTTTGGTTGATTTTCTGACCTTGAGATAGGTGTCAATGGCGAGGTAGAGGCCGTCGTGGTCGTTCCGGGCGATGTCCGGCAAGCactcggcgaggtcgacgaaCTTGCCGACGGCGAAGTCGACGTCGAGCGCGATGGTGCGGAGGAACTCGTCAAAGATCCTCGCCACCTTCTCCATGGCGGCGctcatccgccgccgctcgtcgggcgccgccggccgctggaACTGCGTCAGGAAGTGCTCCAGcacggcctccgccgcgccgatGTCGTACGCCTGCGGGTCGGACGGCATCGGGATGAGCaggtcggacgccttcgcctcGTCGAGCTGCGAGCCGGCCTGCCGGATCAGCTGCGCgcgcgtcgacgacgacgcgccgACGTAGTTCGCAACGCGGAGCAGCCGGAGCAGGAACCTGCCGgtgacggcgccggcgtcgccggggATCATGGTGACGATGGTCTCCAGCACGCGGCgctgcttcgccgccgcctcctcggccgCGGAGCTGCCACCgttggcggccgcggcggcggcgtgcttgAGAGGGTCCGGCAGGTGCTTGCAGGCGTAGACGTGGAGCGCCTCGCcgatgagcggcggcggcaggaggcgcgcggcgcggacgGTGGAGATGACGGAGCGGAAGACGTCGATGTCCAGCTCGGACACGTCCTCCGTCCACCAGTCCTTGGGCACTGACTGGTGGGCCTTCTTCGCGTACCCCGGCCTCGTGTACGTGTACGACCACGTCACCTGCACAAATGTCATGCTccgtttatttaaaaaaatttatgattagtatttttttattagatgataaattatgaataatattttacgtatgactaatttttttaatttttttaaaaaaattaaataagatctatagtcaaacgttagacacatATGATTaaaagtttgttttattttgggacagaaggagtaaaatataaatttcatgtctttcataatttctcaaatattgtttagaaacaaatactaaatgatatgCTTACATCTGCTACCGTCGTAATATCATCGATTTATTACTGGCATTTATAGTGTTCaaatttgtttcatttctacccttatttatagtattatatGTCTCACcaatcattttatatttaattttttatcttacaCCTTTttatctctatttatatcatatttattgtgcagcaacaaaaaattttaaactattttaatatttgcgaaagaaactaaaaatacttatatttataaccaaTAACGTTGGCATTATAGAGTTATTCTAACGTCTgttaattgttaaattttaaaagttttatagcATCCTGTTCTATAAGTAAACTATTTCTTTCTAACAACAAAGGGGAGTACCCTTTTATGAACTTCCACAGAAATTTCGTCAAATTCGAGCTAAATTCGGTTCATATCTCAAAAGTAAATCAAAAGAGGGCTGGGCACAAACCAAGCAAGCAAAGCCACGGAAAAATGGCGGCATGATTTCAAAATTCCGGGCGCGAAAACAGCGGAGCGCCCAAAGGAAGGAAAGAGGAGTGGGTGTGACCTTGGATGGCGGCATGAGGATCTTCTCGACGATGGCGTCGACGCAGGGCTGGACGATGCGGCTCTCGGACCAGCCGGAGAGGCGCCAGGCGGCCTGGAGGGCGGCGATGGGGTCCTTCCACCCCTGGAGGATGCAGGAGTCGAAGAAGGAGTCGAGCTTGGCGACGAGGTTGCCCTTGGCGACGGGCTCCGTCATCCGGAGGAAcctggcggcgagcgccgccggcACGAAGTTGTTGGCGCTGATGTTGATGGAGATGCCGTAGCAGAACTTGGCGCACAGCTCGaacgcctcctcgccgccggggatGTCGTGCAGCAccaccggcagcggcggctcgtCGTCGGTGTCGGCGCAGAGGCGCTGCAGGAGGCCGCACTTGAGGAGCAGCGGGAACTACATGCAGGTAAAACACACCTGAAATCAATCAACAGCTTTGCCATTGGAAAAACGGAGAAACCAACCCCTTCTATGGTTCTAGTCCTAGACTGgtattttcttatttgtttCTAGGGCATGATTGTAtggtttttttcaaaaacaaaaaacaaaaaaagggtATATTTGTGGACGAAaagtaattttttcaaaacttttatatacatattctcagtgatttaaaagcgaaggttggaaaataaactacgataaaagcctttaaaatcaactccaa
This window harbors:
- the LOC102714766 gene encoding BTB/POZ domain-containing protein At5g47800 isoform X2 — translated: MDRGMRPSCQHLVQKKENSKRRGRASNKSCLYDEALCCCLSSQYIKKFFRMKYMKLGTKPDTFYTEEAVRSVLSDVPADLIIHVNNTKYQLHKFPLLLKCGLLQRLCADTDDEPPLPVVLHDIPGGEEAFELCAKFCYGISINISANNFVPAALAARFLRMTEPVAKGNLVAKLDSFFDSCILQGWKDPIAALQAAWRLSGWSESRIVQPCVDAIVEKILMPPSKVTWSYTYTRPGYAKKAHQSVPKDWWTEDVSELDIDVFRSVISTVRAARLLPPPLIGEALHVYACKHLPDPLKHAAAAAANGGSSAAEEAAAKQRRVLETIVTMIPGDAGAVTGRFLLRLLRVANYVGASSSTRAQLIRQAGSQLDEAKASDLLIPMPSDPQAYDIGAAEAVLEHFLTQFQRPAAPDERRRMSAAMEKVARIFDEFLRTIALDVDFAVGKFVDLAECLPDIARNDHDGLYLAIDTYLKEHPELSKADKKRLCRMIDCRKLSPDVRAQAISNDRMPLRTIVQLLFVEQERAMGGGGASGSHGGVAPDRASVDAIAMLAARNKEKEDEPSAPGADHMSDVHRPRGERARADGAAMTRSLSASTKMAGAATAARTKERTAEESGSRMRNK
- the LOC102714766 gene encoding BTB/POZ domain-containing protein At5g47800 isoform X3; this encodes MKYMKLGTKPDTFYTEEAVRSVLSDVPADLIIHVNNTKYQLHKLKFCAHYENAATEGTGSNPHYQFPLLLKCGLLQRLCADTDDEPPLPVVLHDIPGGEEAFELCAKFCYGISINISANNFVPAALAARFLRMTEPVAKGNLVAKLDSFFDSCILQGWKDPIAALQAAWRLSGWSESRIVQPCVDAIVEKILMPPSKVTWSYTYTRPGYAKKAHQSVPKDWWTEDVSELDIDVFRSVISTVRAARLLPPPLIGEALHVYACKHLPDPLKHAAAAAANGGSSAAEEAAAKQRRVLETIVTMIPGDAGAVTGRFLLRLLRVANYVGASSSTRAQLIRQAGSQLDEAKASDLLIPMPSDPQAYDIGAAEAVLEHFLTQFQRPAAPDERRRMSAAMEKVARIFDEFLRTIALDVDFAVGKFVDLAECLPDIARNDHDGLYLAIDTYLKEHPELSKADKKRLCRMIDCRKLSPDVRAQAISNDRMPLRTIVQLLFVEQERAMGGGGASGSHGGVAPDRASVDAIAMLAARNKEKEDEPSAPGADHMSDVHRPRGERARADGAAMTRSLSASTKMAGAATAARTKERTAEESGSRMRNK
- the LOC102714766 gene encoding BTB/POZ domain-containing protein At5g47800 isoform X1 encodes the protein MDRGMRPSCQHLVQKKENSKRRGRASNKSCLYDEALCCCLSSQYIKKFFRMKYMKLGTKPDTFYTEEAVRSVLSDVPADLIIHVNNTKYQLHKLKFCAHYENAATEGTGSNPHYQFPLLLKCGLLQRLCADTDDEPPLPVVLHDIPGGEEAFELCAKFCYGISINISANNFVPAALAARFLRMTEPVAKGNLVAKLDSFFDSCILQGWKDPIAALQAAWRLSGWSESRIVQPCVDAIVEKILMPPSKVTWSYTYTRPGYAKKAHQSVPKDWWTEDVSELDIDVFRSVISTVRAARLLPPPLIGEALHVYACKHLPDPLKHAAAAAANGGSSAAEEAAAKQRRVLETIVTMIPGDAGAVTGRFLLRLLRVANYVGASSSTRAQLIRQAGSQLDEAKASDLLIPMPSDPQAYDIGAAEAVLEHFLTQFQRPAAPDERRRMSAAMEKVARIFDEFLRTIALDVDFAVGKFVDLAECLPDIARNDHDGLYLAIDTYLKEHPELSKADKKRLCRMIDCRKLSPDVRAQAISNDRMPLRTIVQLLFVEQERAMGGGGASGSHGGVAPDRASVDAIAMLAARNKEKEDEPSAPGADHMSDVHRPRGERARADGAAMTRSLSASTKMAGAATAARTKERTAEESGSRMRNK
- the LOC102714766 gene encoding BTB/POZ domain-containing protein At5g47800 isoform X4, whose product is MKYMKLGTKPDTFYTEEAVRSVLSDVPADLIIHVNNTKYQLHKFPLLLKCGLLQRLCADTDDEPPLPVVLHDIPGGEEAFELCAKFCYGISINISANNFVPAALAARFLRMTEPVAKGNLVAKLDSFFDSCILQGWKDPIAALQAAWRLSGWSESRIVQPCVDAIVEKILMPPSKVTWSYTYTRPGYAKKAHQSVPKDWWTEDVSELDIDVFRSVISTVRAARLLPPPLIGEALHVYACKHLPDPLKHAAAAAANGGSSAAEEAAAKQRRVLETIVTMIPGDAGAVTGRFLLRLLRVANYVGASSSTRAQLIRQAGSQLDEAKASDLLIPMPSDPQAYDIGAAEAVLEHFLTQFQRPAAPDERRRMSAAMEKVARIFDEFLRTIALDVDFAVGKFVDLAECLPDIARNDHDGLYLAIDTYLKEHPELSKADKKRLCRMIDCRKLSPDVRAQAISNDRMPLRTIVQLLFVEQERAMGGGGASGSHGGVAPDRASVDAIAMLAARNKEKEDEPSAPGADHMSDVHRPRGERARADGAAMTRSLSASTKMAGAATAARTKERTAEESGSRMRNK